In one Musa acuminata AAA Group cultivar baxijiao chromosome BXJ2-5, Cavendish_Baxijiao_AAA, whole genome shotgun sequence genomic region, the following are encoded:
- the LOC135611678 gene encoding probable WRKY transcription factor 27, translating into MDDNNWDLHAVVRGCSAGAVAPENDPYFSSLYLSNEDDVDGEMEPLLGFPELMGTSSYLCELQQLCQPFYAMEPDEEPLQQQQLPPHLSPAASLLPAVAYPGQSQHQSSQFPRTVSQPSRSKRRKNQQKKVVCQVPADGVQSDLWAWRKYGQKPIKGSPYPRGYYRCSSSKGCQARKQVEQSNADPGMLLITYTAEHNHPVPTHRSSLAGSIRQKLPQPAAKGGDRDQLPSPSHPSSSSPLPSPIAAAGLSPKTPLTGDERKGEEGEEEDEELPTMGNVDMLEEDSALFLGMEVLVQPSTTGATETPATATLSSGYFDEGSNFEDHFFRSPWLAITDAAI; encoded by the exons ATGGATGACAACAACTGGGATCTGCACGCGGTGGTGAGAGGCTGTTCCGCCGGTGCTGTTGCGCCCGAGAACGATCCCTACTTCTCTTCCCTCTATCTGTCGAACGAGGATGACGTCGACGGAGAAATGGAACCCCTTCTTGGCTTCCCTGAGCTGATGGGCACGTCAAGCTATCTGTGTGAGCTGCAGCAGCTCTGCCAACCTTTCTATGCCATGGAACCCGACGAAGAACCACTACAACAGCAGCAGCTCCCACCCCATTTGTCCCCTGCTGCGTCTCTTCTCCCTGCAGTGGCTTATCCCGGCCAGTCCCAGCATCAGAGCAGCCAGTTCCCGCGAACGGTCTCCCAACCTTCCCGTTCCAAGAGAAG GAAGAATCAGCAGAAGAAGGTGGTGTGCCAAGTGCCAGCCGATGGCGTCCAATCCGATTTGTGGGCATGGCGAAAATATGGGCAGAAACCCATCAAAGGGTCCCCATATCCGCG GGGTTATTACAGGTGCAGCAGCTCCAAGGGATGCCAGGCTCGGAAGCAGGTGGAGCAGAGCAACGCCGACCCGGGGATGCTGCTCATCACCTACACGGCGGAGCACAACCACCCCGTCCCCACCCATCGGAGCTCGCTCGCCGGGAGCATCCGTCAGAAGCTTCCCCAGCCTGCGGCCAAAGGCGGTGACCGTGACCAGCTGCCGTCGCCCAGCCACCCGTCCTCCTCGAGCCCACTACCGTCGCCGATTGCAGCCGCGGGGCTGTCGCCTAAGACCCCCCTCACAGGGGACGAGAGGAAAGGTGAGGAGGGcgaggaagaagacgaggagTTACCGACGATGGGAAATGTCGACATGCTCGAAGAGGACAGCGCGCTGTTCTTAGGCATGGAAGTATTGGTGCAGCCCAGTACCACAGGAGCCACCGAAACGCCGGCCACGGCGACCCTCAGCTCCGGATACTTCGACGAGGGAAGCAACTTCGAAGACCATTTCTTCCGCTCGCCATGGCTTGCGATCACTGACGCCGCGATCTAA
- the LOC135612276 gene encoding uncharacterized protein LOC135612276 translates to MEAAATDCLSLEINLISAQGLQPPGGNRRLQAYAVIWIDSSIKLRTLVDRVGGENPTWNDKFLFRVHPSFLAYDSPCAYSVEIYAAGGWYLPDSLVGSVRFLVGNLRLLSRHSDRPVFDAVGIRRPSGRFQGVLNVGAAVLGSVPAVAARALAIRPAIGYRSLMAEWGGPKAKKRRPLRERNKASSSSASSVASSDEERAAEDADAAFCGPCVLSFPRRLHPARNLDPIPWATDSSSSQPSPPWTAEISRS, encoded by the coding sequence ATGGAGGCGGCCGCCACGGACTGCCTCTCTCTGGAGATCAACCTGATCTCTGCTCAGGGCCTCCAGCCGCCAGGCGGCAACCGTCGCTTGCAGGCCTACGCTGTCATCTGGATCGACTCCTCCATCAAGCTCCGCACACTGGTCGACCGCGTCGGCGGCGAGAACCCCACCTGGAACGATAAGTTCCTCTTCCGCGTCCACCCGAGCTTCCTCGCCTACGATTCCCCCTGCGCCTACTCCGTCGAGATCTACGCCGCCGGTGGATGGTACCTGCCCGACTCCCTCGTCGGATCCGTCCGCTTCCTCGTCGGCAACCTCCGTCTCCTCTCCCGCCACAGCGACCGCCCCGTCTTCGACGCCGTTGGCATCCGTCGGCCATCCGGCCGATTCCAAGGCGTCCTCAACGTCGGCGCCGCCGTCCTCGGGAGCGTCCCCGCGGTCGCCGCCCGGGCGCTCGCCATCCGCCCCGCGATCGGCTACCGCAGCCTCATGGCTGAGTGGGGTGGGCCGAAGGCCAAGAAACGCCGCCCGCTGAGGGAGCGGAACaaggcgtcgtcgtcgtcggcatCTTCGGTGGCGTCGTCGGACGAGGAGAGGGCGGCCGAGGACGCCGACGCGGCGTTCTGCGGGCCGTGCGTGCTGAGTTTCCCGAGGCGGCTCCATCCCGCCCGGAATCTTGATCCCATCCCGTGGGCCACCGACAGCTCAAGCAGTCAACCCTCGCCCCCATGGACGGCCGAGATATCTCGATCCTGA
- the LOC103984727 gene encoding late embryogenesis abundant protein Lea14-A yields MSSLVDRAKEFVAGKIAQIPKPEASLTGVSVKSLSRDSALFHSDVSVSNPYSHSLPICEISYTLKSAGRVVASGTMPDPGSLPASVVTKLEVPVKVPYNFLVSLVRDIGRDWDIDYELQVGLTIDLPIVGDFTIPLSTKGEMKLPTLSDIF; encoded by the exons ATGTCGAGTTTGGTGGACAGGGCGAAGGAGTTCGTGGCGGGCAAGATCGCGCAGATTCCCAAGCCGGAAGCCTCCCTCACGGGCGTGTCCGTCAAGAGCCTGAGCCGCGACTCGGCCCTCTTCCACAGCGACGTCTCCGTCTCCAACCCCTACTCCCACTCCCTCCCCATCTGCGAGATCTCCTACACCCTCAAGAGCGCCGGCcg ggTGGTAGCGTCGGGGACGATGCCGGACCCGGGGTCGCTGCCGGCGAGTGTGGTGACGAAGTTGGAGGTGCCGGTGAAGGTGCCCTACAACTTCCTGGTAAGCTTGGTGAGGGACATCGGGCGGGACTGGGACATCGACTACGAGCTGCAGGTCGGCCTCACCATCGACCTCCCCATCGTCGGCGACTTCACCATCCCCCTCTCCACCAAGGGCGAGATGAAGCTACCCACCCTCTCCGACATCTTCTGA
- the LOC108952864 gene encoding transcription factor CPC-like — translation MGALSFPLLRLLLARHLAESMEKRPRGRAKDIDHHHHHHGSEEVSSSEWEFIDMSDEEVDIICRMYRLVGDRWEMIAGRVPGRTPEAIERYWKMRHEPCFAERRLKRITQTRQQRLG, via the exons ATGGGTGCTCTCTCATTccctctcctccgcctcctcttgGCACGCCACCTCGCTGAATCCATGGAGAAGCGCCCGCGCGGTCGGGCGAAAGATatcgaccaccaccaccaccaccacggctCGGAAG AGGTCAGTAGCAGCGAGTGGGAGTTCATCGACATGTCGGATGAAGAGGTAGACATTATTTGCAGGATGTATAGGCTCGTCGGCGACAG GTGGGAGATGATAGCGGGCCGAGTCCCCGGCCGGACACCGGAGGCGATCGAGCGGTACTGGAAGATGAGGCACGAGCCATGCTTTGCGGAGAGGAGGCTGAAGAGGATAACACAGACCAGACAACAGAGGCTCGGCTGA